The genomic window AAGTGGTGGTAAGGTAGATAACAATAGCGAGTCAAAAAAAGATATAGCTGATAAAAATGTGATCTATATTGACCCTTTAGATGGAACAACAAATTATTATCATCACTTCCCCTTTTTCGCTATCTCTATAGGATTTTATAGTAAAGGGGTTGCCCAAAAGGGTATAGTATACAACCCTTATTTAAATGAGTTTTATTTTGCAGAAAGAGGTAAGGGTGCATATCTTAATGGCAGAAAGATAAATGTAAGTAGTAAAGAAAGTATTGAGGAGTCATTGATAGTTACTGGTTTTACAAGTAGCGTTATCAATAAGGATGGAAGTATTATTATGAAACAGCTAAAGAATATTTCTGAAAAATGCCATGGCATAAGAAGGGTAGGCTCAGCAGCGCTTGATCTATGTTATGTGGCAAGAGGGGTATTTGAGGCTTTCTATGAGCGTGGTCTAAAGCCGTGGGATATTGCAGCGGGAAAGCTCATTGTTGAGGAAGCTGGTGGGTATGTTACCAATGAAAAAGGAAAAGAACATAATCT from Deferribacterota bacterium includes these protein-coding regions:
- a CDS encoding inositol monophosphatase family protein, which translates into the protein MDYELVEIVFKAGDILKEGLKKNIKANYKGKADIVTEIDLKSEEFLKKELGAIYKDHIIIAEESESYLSSSGGKVDNNSESKKDIADKNVIYIDPLDGTTNYYHHFPFFAISIGFYSKGVAQKGIVYNPYLNEFYFAERGKGAYLNGRKINVSSKESIEESLIVTGFTSSVINKDGSIIMKQLKNISEKCHGIRRVGSAALDLCYVARGVFEAFYERGLKPWDIAAGKLIVEEAGGYVTNEKGKEHNLNSNYIIATNKYIHNNLIGLINEY